The Halanaerobiaceae bacterium ANBcell28 nucleotide sequence GCAATCAGGTATTATATATGGATTTGTAGGACAGGTTGAGGGACTTATAAAGCATTTTAAAGAAGAATTAGATCCCAATGCCTATGTAATAGCTACAGGAGGTTTATTAGATTTAATAGCTGCAGAGACAGAATTGATAGATAAAACAGAACCATTTCTTACCCTTGAGGGCTTATATTATATAGCGAAAATTAACAGAATAAAAGAATAAGAGAGTGATACTATGGATATTGGTAAGATAAAAATAAAGTCCTCAGTCTTTTTGGCTCCTATGGCTGGAATAAGTGATTATCCTTATAGACAGCTTATTAGAAAGATGGGCTGTAAACTACTATATAGTGAGATGGTTAGTAGTAAAGGCTTGGTTTATGGGAGCGATAGGTCATATGAATTAATGGAGTATAATAAAACTAACGATAGCTATTTTGCAATTCAACTTTTTGGGGAAGATCCGAAATATATGGCAGAGGCAGCAAAAATAATTGAAGAGAAAGTTCAACCAAGTATAATAGATATTAATATGGGCTGTCCTATGCCTAAGATTGTAAAAAATGGTTCTGGGGCCGCTTTGATGAAAAATCCACAACTAGCCGGTAAAATTATTAGGGCAGTGGTTGAAGCTGTTGATTTACCAGTAAGTTTTAAAATAAGGTCAGGTTGGAAACAGGAAGAAATTAATGCAGATAAGATAGCTCTTATAGGCGAAGAAGCGGGTGCAAAGGCAGTAGCTGTACATGCTAGAACAAGAGGGCAATTTTATGACGGTGTTGCAGATTGGGAGATAATAAAGTTAGTAAAAAGCAAAGTTGATATACCTGTTATTGGAAATGGAGACATTTTCACTCCGGAAGATGCAAAAAAAATGAAAAAAAGAACTAAATGTGATGGAATTATGATAGGAAGGGGTGCGCAAGGAAATCCCTGGTTAATAAAAAGAGCTATTCATTATTTAGGCACAGGTATTTTATTACCTGAGCCTAGTTATGAAGAAGTTATAAAGATGGCGTTAAAACATTTGCAGAAATCAGTAGACTATTTCGGTGAAAAGGTAGCTGTGCCTCGTATGCGAAAACACCTGGCGTGGTATATAAAAGGGATGCCTTACTCCACAGAAATTAAACAAGAAATTAATAGAATGAAAGAATATCTTCAATTAGAAAAGTTATTAGATAATTATTTAATTAAAATAAAAAGATATTTATAGGAACTTATGTTTTTATCATTTTAAATATAATTACTATGTCGTTAAATTTTTAATTCTTTGTCTTCTTTTTCTGAGATAAGATTAAGAATGCTTTCTGCAGCATCATCCATAGCATGTGGGCCTAAGAGTAATATAATATCATTTCTGTCTACTAAATCTAAGGCCCTTTCTAATGCTGGCCTTAAATCTTGGAAGTGTTCAAAGCAGAGTTCGTTTTTTCTTAGAGTACGTATAAATATTTCTTCTTCGTTTTCATATACTTTATCAATTTTTTTTACAACATCGTTACAATTGCTAGTTAGTAGTTGAAAATCATTGGATGACATAAGAGATTGAGATAATGTCTCTGCATTTTCTTGGTTAATACGAACTCCTCTGTTTCCTCGTAGGGAGTTTACAATAATTAATTTATTATAGTTCATTTTTGATATAGCGTTAAATACGGCTTGGTAACTTCCTGGGTTATGAGCACAGTCATCTATTATTGTAAATTCTTTATCATATACAAATTGCAATCTTCTCCAAATTCCTCTAAATTTTTTAAAGAACTCTTGAATGATTAAAGAAGGAATATTGTAATAACGTGCAATGGTAATTGCGATAAGTGCATTATAAATATTATGATACCCTGGTAGATTTATTTCAATTGGTATTTGATAAGGATTAATTTCATCGTTATTTTCGTTTAACATTTTTGAATTTAGAGAGTAAATAAAGTCATGGCCTTTGCCTGAGTTTTTAATATTAGTGCAGGTTACATCAGCTTTGCTATTAATACCAAAAGTAATTTGATTTTCTGCTATTTTACCAAAAGAATTTATATATTTGTCATCATTATTTAATAAGACTAAGGCGCCGTCATCAGCTTTTAAGAATGATTTTTTAACATTAACATAATCCTCAAAACTCGGATGAAGGTCAAAATGGTCAGCGCTGATATTTGTTCCAACTTTGATTGCAAATTTACTACCTGCTATTCTTTCTAATTTTATACCATGAG carries:
- the dusB gene encoding tRNA dihydrouridine synthase DusB, which codes for MDIGKIKIKSSVFLAPMAGISDYPYRQLIRKMGCKLLYSEMVSSKGLVYGSDRSYELMEYNKTNDSYFAIQLFGEDPKYMAEAAKIIEEKVQPSIIDINMGCPMPKIVKNGSGAALMKNPQLAGKIIRAVVEAVDLPVSFKIRSGWKQEEINADKIALIGEEAGAKAVAVHARTRGQFYDGVADWEIIKLVKSKVDIPVIGNGDIFTPEDAKKMKKRTKCDGIMIGRGAQGNPWLIKRAIHYLGTGILLPEPSYEEVIKMALKHLQKSVDYFGEKVAVPRMRKHLAWYIKGMPYSTEIKQEINRMKEYLQLEKLLDNYLIKIKRYL
- the murE gene encoding UDP-N-acetylmuramyl-tripeptide synthetase encodes the protein MERVLLQENTFDFTGITCDSRIVKPGYAFIAIRGFETDGNKYILEAIKKGAAAIFTDQEIKNKEKFSKKVPIIEVDNARAYLGELASDFYNNPSEKLQLIGITGTNGKTTTTHLIYQLINYCSNYNNSNNSNNYKKAGLIGTVHVDNGKSIIPGDLTTPDAVQLQKYLKDMLDSKLKYSCMEVSSHGIKLERIAGSKFAIKVGTNISADHFDLHPSFEDYVNVKKSFLKADDGALVLLNNDDKYINSFGKIAENQITFGINSKADVTCTNIKNSGKGHDFIYSLNSKMLNENNDEINPYQIPIEINLPGYHNIYNALIAITIARYYNIPSLIIQEFFKKFRGIWRRLQFVYDKEFTIIDDCAHNPGSYQAVFNAISKMNYNKLIIVNSLRGNRGVRINQENAETLSQSLMSSNDFQLLTSNCNDVVKKIDKVYENEEEIFIRTLRKNELCFEHFQDLRPALERALDLVDRNDIILLLGPHAMDDAAESILNLISEKEDKELKI